One Opitutia bacterium DNA segment encodes these proteins:
- a CDS encoding ABC transporter permease: protein MMLSHKIWQTRFGGRDDVVGTTIRLGGAAYQVIGVLPPLGRPFAEVDGVVGKPLELSDATPQQIQNGVGYFEIYARLRPGVTLEQANEELRTIAANDAREQPARADAENVNAYHEVIDDVAGDLRPAFYALLGAVVAVLLIACANNSLHRRRTTGAAGGAARSRGDDDDRAMGGGWRSGRGARSSGVAGGDASSRGERRSAAGDFVFLHVGFSARAGDGRAAPRGGGVVAWVGRCDGGLAGDPQLVGRCAGF from the coding sequence ATCATGCTGAGTCACAAAATTTGGCAGACTCGTTTTGGTGGACGCGATGATGTGGTCGGCACGACGATCCGTCTCGGCGGCGCTGCCTACCAAGTGATCGGCGTGCTGCCACCGCTGGGACGTCCTTTCGCGGAGGTGGACGGTGTCGTCGGAAAACCGCTCGAGCTGTCGGATGCGACGCCGCAACAGATCCAAAACGGCGTGGGCTACTTCGAAATCTACGCCCGATTGCGGCCGGGCGTGACGCTCGAGCAGGCGAATGAGGAATTGCGCACGATCGCGGCTAACGATGCGCGGGAGCAACCGGCGCGCGCGGATGCGGAGAACGTGAACGCGTATCACGAAGTGATCGACGACGTGGCGGGGGATCTCCGCCCGGCTTTCTACGCGCTGCTCGGCGCGGTCGTGGCGGTGCTGCTGATCGCGTGCGCCAACAACAGCCTACACCGTCGAAGGACAACCGGTGCGGCCGGCGGCGCAGCGCGGTCGCGCGGCGATGACGATGATCGCGCAATGGGCGGAGGCTGGCGATCCGGCCGCGGCGCGCGATCCAGCGGCGTTGCAGGCGGTGATGCGTCAAGCCGTGGCGAGCGTCGATCCGCAGCAGGCGATTTCGTATTTCTACACGTTGGATTTTCTGCGCGAGCGGGCGATGGGCGGGCTGCGCCTCGTGGCGGTGGGGTTGTTGCTTGGGTTGGCCGGTGCGATGGCGGCCTCGCGGGCGATCCGCAGCTTGTTGGTCGATGTGCCGGCTTTTGA
- a CDS encoding GDSL family lipase translates to MLFLGDSITEGWGKAPEVWKANYEKFQAANFGIGGDRTEHVIWRIEDGVLKGVKPKVVVLMLGTNNSGDHTSEQIAAADTKIVELIRANIPEAKVLLLAIFPRGPRKDKDGKIVDDAVKRMQTIHEANTILAKLDDGKNVRFLDIGAKFLGADGKIPDAIMPDQLHPNAAGYQIWADAMRPLLEEMMK, encoded by the coding sequence CTGCTCTTCCTCGGCGACTCGATCACCGAGGGCTGGGGCAAGGCGCCCGAGGTCTGGAAGGCCAACTACGAGAAATTCCAGGCGGCCAACTTCGGCATCGGCGGCGACCGCACCGAACACGTCATCTGGCGCATCGAGGACGGCGTGCTGAAGGGCGTGAAGCCGAAAGTCGTGGTGCTGATGCTCGGCACGAACAACTCCGGCGACCACACGAGCGAGCAAATCGCCGCCGCCGACACGAAGATCGTCGAACTCATCCGCGCCAATATCCCGGAGGCGAAGGTGCTGCTGCTCGCCATCTTCCCCCGCGGCCCGCGCAAGGACAAGGACGGCAAGATCGTCGACGACGCCGTGAAACGGATGCAGACCATCCACGAGGCCAACACGATCCTCGCCAAGCTCGACGACGGGAAGAACGTCCGCTTCCTCGACATCGGCGCGAAATTCCTCGGCGCCGACGGCAAGATCCCCGACGCCATCATGCCCGACCAGCTGCACCCGAACGCCGCCGGCTACCAAATCTGGGCCGACGCCATGCGCCCGTTGCTGGAAGAGATGATGAAGTGA
- a CDS encoding FKBP-type peptidyl-prolyl cis-trans isomerase, producing MSPVVRRLVFVFASFVLLSGSPLFAQRERLPVEDLEVVESRWPNAKKTSTGLRYIVLKEGDPKSATPQAGDRAAVLYKGMLLDGTVFDQSLDPAHAFKPRVGRDELIPAWDQALTRMHKGDKWLLIVPYELGYGTRGNPPKIPKRATLVFEMELLDFGKDLPLN from the coding sequence ATGAGCCCCGTCGTCCGCCGTCTCGTTTTCGTTTTTGCCAGCTTCGTTCTCCTGAGCGGTTCGCCGCTGTTCGCCCAGCGCGAGCGACTGCCGGTCGAGGACCTCGAAGTGGTCGAGAGCCGCTGGCCCAACGCCAAGAAGACCTCCACCGGCCTCCGCTACATCGTCCTCAAGGAAGGCGACCCAAAGAGCGCGACTCCGCAGGCTGGCGATCGCGCCGCGGTGCTCTACAAGGGCATGCTGCTCGATGGGACCGTCTTCGACCAATCGCTCGATCCCGCGCACGCCTTCAAGCCGCGCGTCGGTCGCGACGAGTTGATCCCGGCCTGGGATCAGGCGCTCACGCGCATGCACAAGGGCGACAAGTGGCTCCTGATCGTGCCCTACGAACTCGGCTACGGCACCCGCGGCAACCCGCCGAAAATCCCGAAGCGCGCGACGCTCGTGTTCGAGATGGAGCTGCTCGATTTCGGCAAGGACCTGCCGTTGAACTGA
- a CDS encoding acyl-CoA desaturase translates to MSSPLASLRRFGASLVQWVDSDYTLESPEAIRAQPDGVNLVRCIPFIVLHLGCLGVIWVGWSWFAVWTAVFLYVVRMFAVTGILHRYFSHKTYSTSRFGQFLLALWAGTTVQRGPLWWAYHHRHHHLHSDDEEDAHSPHVHGFLWSHIGWITSKRNFPTDYSKVKDLTKYPELVWLNRFDIVVPVLFALGLFGLGALLETVAPSLGTSASQLLVWGFFISTTALFHGTASINSFTHLWGKRRFHTTDDSRNSFILAIVCLGEGWHNNHHRYQSSTRNGFYWWEIDPTYYGLKALSLTGFIWGLKSVPKSIYEEAERNAHADTIRRVSISSVQEEINTLRRVVPTAAAIAIATVNSPEVAAQMQKKDGPAIHKDVSELAQQPPATSPQNQNPLPPTT, encoded by the coding sequence GTGTCATCTCCTCTCGCTTCTCTCCGCCGCTTCGGCGCCTCGCTCGTTCAGTGGGTCGATTCCGACTACACCCTTGAATCCCCCGAAGCCATCCGCGCCCAGCCGGACGGCGTGAACCTCGTCCGCTGCATTCCGTTCATCGTGCTCCACCTCGGCTGCCTCGGAGTGATCTGGGTGGGCTGGAGCTGGTTCGCCGTCTGGACCGCGGTGTTCCTCTACGTCGTGCGCATGTTTGCCGTCACCGGCATCCTGCACCGCTACTTCTCGCACAAAACCTACAGCACGTCGCGCTTTGGCCAATTCCTCCTCGCGCTCTGGGCAGGCACCACCGTCCAGCGCGGTCCGCTCTGGTGGGCCTATCACCACCGCCACCACCACCTGCACTCCGACGACGAGGAAGACGCCCACTCGCCGCACGTCCACGGCTTCCTCTGGTCGCACATCGGTTGGATCACCTCGAAGCGCAACTTCCCCACCGACTACTCGAAGGTCAAGGACCTCACCAAATACCCCGAGCTCGTCTGGCTGAACCGCTTCGACATCGTGGTCCCCGTGCTCTTCGCGCTCGGCCTGTTTGGCCTCGGCGCGCTGCTCGAGACCGTCGCGCCCTCGCTGGGCACCAGCGCTTCACAACTCCTCGTCTGGGGCTTCTTCATCAGCACCACCGCCCTCTTCCACGGCACCGCGTCGATCAACTCCTTCACCCATCTCTGGGGCAAGCGCCGCTTCCACACCACCGACGACTCGCGCAACAGTTTCATCCTCGCGATCGTCTGCCTCGGCGAAGGCTGGCACAACAACCACCACCGCTACCAATCCTCCACGCGCAACGGTTTCTATTGGTGGGAAATCGATCCCACCTACTACGGCCTGAAGGCCCTCTCACTCACCGGCTTCATCTGGGGCCTCAAGTCCGTCCCGAAATCCATCTACGAGGAAGCCGAGCGCAACGCCCACGCCGACACCATCCGCCGCGTCTCCATTTCTTCCGTGCAGGAGGAGATCAACACTCTCCGCCGCGTCGTTCCCACCGCCGCCGCCATCGCCATCGCGACGGTGAACTCGCCCGAAGTCGCCGCGCAGATGCAGAAGAAAGACGGCCCCGCGATCCACAAGGACGTCTCCGAACTCGCGCAGCAACCGCCCGCGACTTCCCCGCAAAACCAGAACCCGCTCCCGCCGACGACCTGA
- a CDS encoding RNA-binding protein, with protein sequence MSNSKLYVGNLSFQTTEEELRAHFEQFGAVTDIYVAMDKFTGRPRGFAFVTMGTPEEAKAAIEKTNGVQLGGRALQVNEARPKEDRPAGGGFGGGGERRGFGGGGRGGFGGGRGGRGGDRGDRGGFGGGRDRY encoded by the coding sequence ATGAGCAACTCCAAACTCTACGTCGGTAACCTCTCGTTCCAGACCACCGAAGAAGAACTGCGCGCTCACTTCGAGCAGTTCGGCGCCGTCACCGACATCTATGTCGCGATGGACAAGTTCACGGGCCGCCCGCGCGGCTTCGCGTTCGTGACCATGGGCACGCCGGAAGAGGCGAAGGCCGCCATCGAGAAGACCAACGGTGTCCAACTCGGCGGTCGCGCCCTCCAGGTCAATGAAGCCCGTCCGAAGGAAGACCGTCCGGCTGGCGGCGGCTTCGGCGGCGGCGGCGAGCGTCGCGGCTTCGGCGGCGGCGGTCGCGGTGGCTTCGGCGGTGGCCGTGGCGGCCGCGGCGGCGACCGTGGCGATCGCGGTGGCTTCGGTGGCGGTCGCGACCGTTACTAA
- a CDS encoding uracil-DNA glycosylase family protein codes for MHKPVVVGRPVASRILLVGQAPGDKEPVLGRPFAWTAGKTLFKWFNEALGWTEDETRDRIYFAAMCRCFPGKKATGGDRVPDEDEIAACGRWLDAELDLLEPALVLPVGKLAITRFLPPAPLNDIIGKKFRIEHRGRALDCIPLPHPSGASPWHRMEPGKTLLRQALAQVAKHPAIRACV; via the coding sequence ATGCACAAACCCGTGGTCGTCGGGCGCCCCGTGGCCTCGCGCATCCTGCTCGTCGGCCAGGCGCCCGGCGACAAGGAGCCCGTCCTCGGCCGACCCTTCGCGTGGACCGCCGGCAAGACGCTCTTCAAGTGGTTTAACGAAGCGCTCGGCTGGACCGAAGACGAGACGCGCGACCGCATCTACTTCGCGGCGATGTGCCGCTGTTTCCCCGGCAAAAAAGCCACCGGCGGCGACCGCGTGCCCGACGAAGACGAGATCGCTGCTTGCGGACGCTGGCTCGATGCGGAACTCGACCTCCTCGAGCCCGCGCTCGTGCTCCCCGTCGGCAAGCTCGCCATCACGCGCTTCCTGCCGCCCGCGCCGTTGAACGACATCATCGGAAAGAAATTCCGCATCGAGCACCGCGGCCGCGCGCTCGATTGCATCCCGCTGCCGCACCCGAGCGGCGCCTCGCCTTGGCACCGCATGGAGCCCGGCAAAACGCTCCTCCGCCAGGCGCTCGCGCAGGTGGCGAAACACCCCGCGATTCGCGCCTGCGTGTAA
- a CDS encoding D-alanyl-D-alanine carboxypeptidase, translating to MKFRFRLLLLPLLALTSLALAKTKATTHATPSPGSYAGAIVIDAATGQAIWEDSADVANPPASMTKLMTFAVLHDKLADGSLTLQTMVQVDASDAKMGGTQVYLDPREQFTVEELIYAMMIQSANDAAHALARTAAGSVEGFVEQMNAKARSLGMNSTTFRSPHGLPPPSRRVSEGDLSTPRDFAKLCRYLVQNTDVLKYTSVRERAFAPARAKGPVVMINHNKLLGKIAGVDGLKTGYTEAAGYCLSATAERNGRRIVAVIMGSFGPNRSVDKGRARDLKMIELIDRAFANLPPKPVDLGAAGAPAAHPAASASAADTMPTVKTAAVPAAPATPAAHASNDDSSTAKEPAVVFRVITPATSPKKP from the coding sequence ATGAAGTTTCGGTTCCGGCTTTTGCTCCTCCCACTGCTCGCGCTGACGTCGCTCGCGCTCGCGAAAACCAAGGCGACCACGCACGCCACGCCGTCGCCCGGCAGCTATGCCGGCGCCATCGTGATCGACGCCGCCACCGGCCAGGCGATTTGGGAAGACAGCGCCGACGTGGCCAACCCGCCCGCGAGCATGACGAAGCTCATGACCTTCGCCGTGCTGCACGACAAACTAGCCGACGGCTCGCTCACGCTCCAGACGATGGTGCAAGTCGACGCGTCCGACGCCAAAATGGGCGGCACGCAGGTCTATCTCGATCCGCGCGAGCAATTCACAGTCGAAGAGCTCATCTACGCGATGATGATCCAGTCCGCCAACGACGCCGCGCACGCGCTCGCGCGCACTGCCGCCGGCTCCGTCGAGGGCTTCGTCGAGCAGATGAACGCCAAGGCGCGCAGCCTCGGCATGAACAGCACGACGTTCCGCTCGCCGCACGGCTTGCCGCCGCCGAGCCGCCGCGTCAGCGAGGGCGACCTCTCGACGCCGCGCGACTTCGCCAAGCTCTGCCGCTACCTCGTGCAGAACACCGACGTCCTGAAATACACTTCGGTTCGCGAGCGCGCCTTCGCCCCCGCGCGCGCGAAGGGTCCGGTCGTGATGATCAACCATAACAAGCTTCTCGGCAAAATCGCCGGCGTGGACGGTCTCAAAACGGGCTACACCGAGGCCGCCGGCTACTGCCTCAGCGCCACCGCCGAGCGCAACGGCCGTCGCATCGTCGCCGTGATCATGGGCTCGTTCGGCCCGAACCGCTCGGTCGACAAGGGCCGCGCGCGCGACCTGAAGATGATCGAGCTGATCGATCGCGCCTTCGCCAATCTGCCGCCGAAGCCGGTGGATTTGGGCGCCGCGGGCGCGCCCGCGGCGCATCCCGCCGCCAGCGCCTCCGCTGCCGATACCATGCCCACCGTCAAGACCGCCGCGGTTCCCGCCGCGCCGGCCACCCCGGCCGCGCATGCGTCGAACGATGATTCCTCGACGGCGAAGGAACCGGCGGTAGTCTTCCGCGTCATTACTCCTGCCACTTCGCCGAAGAAACCATGA
- the rarD gene encoding EamA family transporter RarD has product MALAPQHPEARRGALAAVGAFTFWGIIPIYWKFLAHISPVELIMHRAVWSLVFLLGVLRWQGRLASVWTAFRSARTLGFNFATGTLLMGNWLTFIWAVNNGHILDSSLGYFLVPLFNVAAGFIFFHERPRPLQWLAIALAASGVAWLLFRVDHVPWVSLIIVATWSGYGLIRKKSPMGALDGLTVETLLYLPLTAGYLIWLAAQGKGALGHVSARDHVLVLCSGWITAIPLVWFAYGAVRIRLTTLGLLQYIGPSLAFLLGWLVYHETFDALRAVSFGLIWCGLACYTADSFWSQRKALFG; this is encoded by the coding sequence TTGGCTCTCGCACCACAGCATCCCGAAGCACGTCGCGGCGCTCTCGCTGCAGTCGGGGCGTTCACGTTCTGGGGCATCATCCCGATCTACTGGAAGTTCCTCGCGCACATCAGTCCGGTGGAGCTCATCATGCACCGCGCCGTGTGGTCGCTGGTGTTCCTGCTCGGTGTGCTGCGCTGGCAAGGTCGACTCGCGAGCGTGTGGACCGCGTTTCGCTCGGCGCGCACCCTGGGCTTCAATTTCGCCACGGGCACGCTGCTGATGGGCAACTGGCTGACGTTCATCTGGGCGGTGAACAACGGCCACATCCTCGACTCCAGCCTCGGCTACTTCCTCGTGCCGCTCTTCAACGTCGCGGCGGGTTTCATTTTCTTCCACGAGCGGCCGCGTCCGCTGCAATGGCTCGCCATCGCGCTCGCGGCCAGCGGCGTGGCGTGGCTGCTGTTCCGCGTCGATCACGTGCCGTGGGTCTCGTTGATCATCGTCGCGACGTGGAGCGGCTACGGCCTCATCCGGAAAAAATCTCCCATGGGCGCGCTCGATGGCCTGACGGTCGAGACGCTGCTCTACCTGCCGCTTACGGCGGGCTACTTGATCTGGCTCGCGGCGCAGGGGAAAGGCGCACTCGGGCACGTGAGCGCGCGCGATCACGTCCTCGTGCTCTGCTCCGGCTGGATCACCGCAATCCCGCTCGTGTGGTTCGCCTACGGCGCCGTGCGCATCCGGCTCACCACGCTCGGACTGCTGCAATACATCGGGCCTTCGCTCGCCTTCCTGCTCGGCTGGCTCGTCTATCACGAGACCTTCGACGCCCTGCGCGCCGTCTCGTTCGGGCTGATTTGGTGCGGGCTCGCCTGCTACACGGCCGACAGTTTCTGGTCGCAGCGCAAGGCGCTCTTCGGCTGA
- a CDS encoding DEAD/DEAH box helicase translates to MPFKALNLSESVLRGIQAAGYTDPTPIQLRAIPVVLGGGDLIGSAQTGTGKTAAFALPILSRLEKHAAKPRVLVLEPTRELAAQVETAFRDFARFTDLRTVAVFGGVGYGLQRSELRKGVDVICATPGRLMDYVKDGSINLRDIQILVLDEVDRMLDMGFLPVVKDIISRCPRERQTLFFSATVPPEIQAVASFALRNPARVEVGVNRSVNRSINHALYPVALAQKFDLLVALLAKTDFDSVLVFSRTKHGADKIARKLKAANHSVAVLHANRSQNQRIEALAGFKSGKYEVMVATDIAARGIDVAGVTHVINYDVPENPEDYVHRIGRTGRAQAVGDAFTLVTPENADDIRDIQRFIGQKIPELRLEGFDYLPFGVAQPKQPRGQHGGGGHRNGGHRGGGGGGGGGGQRGGFRGGRGGGHPNRDSNGGKVGFSFRGRR, encoded by the coding sequence ATGCCTTTTAAAGCTCTCAATCTCTCCGAGTCCGTCCTCCGCGGCATCCAAGCCGCCGGCTACACCGACCCGACTCCCATCCAACTCCGCGCGATTCCCGTCGTGCTCGGCGGCGGCGACCTCATCGGCTCGGCCCAGACCGGCACCGGCAAGACCGCGGCCTTCGCGCTTCCGATCCTCTCGCGCCTCGAAAAACACGCCGCCAAGCCGCGCGTGCTCGTGCTCGAGCCCACGCGCGAACTCGCCGCGCAAGTCGAGACCGCGTTCCGAGATTTCGCGCGCTTCACCGATCTCCGCACCGTCGCCGTCTTCGGCGGCGTCGGCTACGGCCTCCAACGCAGCGAACTGCGCAAAGGCGTCGACGTCATCTGCGCCACGCCCGGCCGCCTCATGGATTACGTGAAGGACGGTTCGATCAACCTGCGCGACATCCAGATTCTCGTCCTCGACGAAGTCGACCGCATGCTCGACATGGGCTTCCTGCCCGTCGTGAAGGACATCATCAGCCGCTGCCCGCGCGAGCGGCAGACGCTGTTCTTCTCCGCGACCGTTCCGCCTGAAATCCAGGCCGTCGCGTCCTTCGCTCTGCGCAATCCGGCGCGCGTTGAAGTCGGCGTGAACCGCTCGGTCAACCGCTCGATCAATCACGCACTCTATCCCGTCGCGCTCGCGCAGAAGTTCGACCTCCTAGTTGCGCTCCTCGCGAAAACCGATTTCGACAGCGTGCTCGTCTTCTCGCGCACGAAGCACGGCGCCGACAAGATCGCCCGCAAGCTCAAGGCCGCGAACCACAGCGTCGCCGTCCTCCACGCGAACCGCTCGCAGAACCAGCGCATCGAGGCACTCGCCGGCTTCAAGTCCGGCAAATACGAGGTGATGGTCGCGACCGACATCGCCGCGCGCGGCATCGACGTCGCCGGCGTCACGCACGTCATCAATTACGACGTCCCGGAAAATCCCGAGGACTATGTCCACCGCATCGGCCGCACCGGCCGCGCGCAGGCCGTCGGCGACGCGTTCACGCTCGTCACGCCGGAAAACGCCGACGACATCCGCGACATCCAGCGCTTCATCGGCCAAAAGATCCCCGAGCTTCGCCTCGAGGGCTTCGATTACCTGCCGTTCGGCGTCGCGCAGCCCAAGCAGCCGCGCGGTCAGCACGGCGGTGGCGGCCATCGCAACGGCGGCCATCGTGGGGGTGGTGGCGGCGGTGGCGGTGGCGGTCAGCGCGGTGGCTTTCGCGGCGGACGCGGTGGCGGTCACCCGAACCGCGACAGCAACGGCGGCAAAGTCGGCTTCAGCTTCCGCGGGCGCCGCTGA
- a CDS encoding DUF3016 domain-containing protein, producing the protein MKALRPLLILAGALCGTLAFAAEKTSTPSPVEVTFQNPAEFSDFTDSSTSRDSGQEHLMDQMRAHLQDRAAARLAPGQKLQIKFTNVDLAGDFEPWRGPQMNDIRIVKDLYPPRATIEFKLINADGSIAAQGERKLQNLGFLMSSPFPRDDSLRWDKDMLNDWLAQEFPRKK; encoded by the coding sequence ATGAAAGCTTTGCGCCCACTCCTAATCCTCGCGGGAGCGCTTTGCGGCACGTTGGCCTTCGCCGCCGAAAAGACCTCCACGCCGTCGCCCGTCGAAGTCACCTTCCAGAATCCGGCGGAATTTTCCGATTTCACCGACAGCTCGACATCGCGCGATTCCGGGCAGGAACATCTGATGGATCAGATGCGCGCCCACTTGCAGGATCGGGCTGCGGCTCGCCTCGCGCCGGGCCAGAAGCTCCAAATCAAATTCACGAACGTCGATCTTGCCGGCGATTTTGAGCCGTGGCGCGGTCCGCAGATGAACGACATCCGCATCGTGAAGGACCTCTATCCCCCGCGGGCTACGATCGAGTTCAAGCTGATCAACGCCGACGGCTCGATCGCGGCCCAGGGCGAACGCAAACTCCAGAATCTCGGTTTCCTGATGAGTTCGCCGTTCCCGCGCGACGATTCGCTGCGTTGGGACAAGGATATGCTGAACGACTGGCTCGCGCAGGAATTCCCGCGCAAGAAGTAA